A DNA window from Flavisolibacter ginsenosidimutans contains the following coding sequences:
- a CDS encoding choice-of-anchor J domain-containing protein, with protein MNYKFSFLAAATGLASLTLLLLSCEKDYVAPATPSTPAVSSASFVEQFDNVGDLSSKGWVFKNNSNPIGQNGWRQGRYEAASVMQFKFLAPEPFIGFPAYNASKSPNDFVSCDASCVNDANGIGGRGDISAWLISPSLPMKNGDKIIFYTRAINDANYPDYARDRMQVRANFLKGGTDVGSSPASTGNFDSLLLDINPAYIRNDPAGNTPAVPGYPRAWTRYTLTIANLPAAGVTNARFAFRYLGTDAGVFGGSTAANFPSVVGIDSLAFVHQ; from the coding sequence ATGAACTATAAGTTTTCTTTTCTGGCAGCCGCAACAGGCTTGGCAAGCCTGACGCTTCTGCTTCTTTCCTGCGAGAAAGATTACGTGGCACCTGCAACGCCAAGCACACCCGCAGTTTCTTCAGCATCATTTGTTGAACAATTCGACAACGTAGGTGATTTAAGTTCGAAAGGATGGGTTTTTAAAAACAACAGCAACCCGATTGGTCAAAACGGCTGGAGACAGGGACGTTACGAAGCCGCATCAGTAATGCAATTCAAATTCTTAGCGCCGGAACCGTTCATTGGTTTTCCCGCTTACAACGCCAGCAAAAGTCCCAATGATTTTGTGAGTTGCGATGCATCTTGTGTGAACGATGCAAACGGTATCGGTGGCCGTGGCGACATTAGCGCCTGGCTTATTTCCCCATCGCTGCCCATGAAAAATGGCGATAAAATTATTTTCTATACCCGTGCTATCAACGATGCCAATTACCCGGATTATGCTCGCGACAGGATGCAGGTAAGAGCTAACTTTCTTAAAGGCGGCACCGATGTGGGCAGTTCGCCGGCATCTACGGGCAATTTCGATTCGCTCCTCCTTGATATTAATCCAGCTTACATTCGAAACGACCCGGCCGGCAATACTCCCGCAGTTCCCGGCTATCCAAGAGCCTGGACACGGTACACGTTGACTATCGCCAATTTGCCCGCAGCTGGCGTCACCAATGCACGGTTTGCGTTTCGTTACCTGGGCACCGATGCAGGCGTGTTCGGTGGTTCTACCGCTGCAAATTTCCCTTCTGTTGTGGGCATTGACAGCCTTGCTTTCGTTCACCAATAA
- a CDS encoding choice-of-anchor J domain-containing protein, translated as MRKGSLLLLLASFGLTFLLQSCRNDEYLTVPPPVPNQSFSEEFDTVSSALARGWQLANTSVPLGSGIWQQGGGIPPWFAPYSSAGTYAGFIGADYTSTSADQGVISNWLISPALTLQNGDKIVFYTKGWVIPASATDSTDYANRLQVSINTTSTDIVVGKGLDVGNFNTVLLDINPNYIEYHTDPALYSAQAYPGNWTRFEATVFGLNGPTKGRFAFRYFVENGGYNGLATGVAIDKVSYQSASH; from the coding sequence ATGAGAAAAGGATCTCTTCTGCTGCTTCTCGCCTCTTTTGGTTTGACATTTTTACTTCAATCCTGTCGCAACGACGAATACTTAACCGTTCCGCCGCCGGTCCCGAACCAGTCCTTCTCCGAAGAATTTGATACGGTTTCATCGGCTTTGGCAAGAGGCTGGCAATTGGCCAATACCTCTGTGCCGTTGGGCAGCGGCATTTGGCAACAAGGCGGCGGCATTCCACCCTGGTTTGCGCCTTATTCCTCGGCGGGTACTTACGCTGGTTTTATCGGTGCCGATTATACTTCTACTTCGGCCGACCAAGGCGTTATCAGCAACTGGCTTATCTCGCCGGCATTAACCCTGCAAAACGGCGATAAAATTGTCTTTTATACGAAAGGGTGGGTGATTCCTGCAAGCGCAACCGACAGCACCGACTATGCCAACCGCCTGCAGGTTTCCATCAACACCACAAGCACCGACATTGTTGTTGGCAAAGGGCTTGATGTGGGTAATTTCAATACCGTTCTTCTCGACATCAATCCAAACTACATTGAATACCACACCGATCCTGCACTCTATTCTGCACAAGCCTACCCGGGAAACTGGACGCGCTTTGAAGCCACGGTCTTTGGCCTGAACGGTCCAACAAAGGGACGCTTCGCTTTCCGCTATTTTGTAGAAAACGGCGGTTACAACGGCCTGGCAACGGGTGTTGCCATTGACAAAGTTTCGTATCAAAGTGCGTCGCATTAA
- a CDS encoding GAF domain-containing protein: MTQQINHDAEFCGRVPLNQTNLIQPHGVLLVVNAADNSILQASENAEEIFGFSARDMISKKLTDFPFSSAYENLLRQLNENPSDNILARLQFESGPHITKLHRKGAFVILEIEKQKNGVQEPSSISPYEHVKTFMAAVEAAATTEETCALAATELKKVSGFDKVMIYRFDEAWNGDVIAEAKEPGMDSYLGLKFPASDIPKQARELYKKTPYRLIPNVDYEPVKLYPVLNPRTNAFTDLSDSSLRSVAGVHLEYLRNMNVVASMSTRILKDGELWGLIACHHRTPNYLSYEMRSVFELLSLVISTKIGAVQTKDLLAYELSRQEQLVNLVQKTYRQEDPKQLLQTLLEADGIAVVENNKIETGGLTPTANEINDLVIWLGSPEEKKLLHQSNLSAVYEPAEAYAEKASGLLALPLEGGEGRFILAFRREAVRNVDWGGNPSEAVQFESDRKKYHPRASFKQWQQTVRHTAFPWSKELLRTAEEVQNLFSTYRQKSGV, encoded by the coding sequence ATGACGCAACAAATTAATCACGACGCCGAGTTTTGCGGCCGCGTACCGCTCAATCAAACTAATCTTATTCAACCTCACGGCGTGTTGCTGGTGGTGAACGCAGCCGACAATAGTATTTTACAGGCAAGCGAAAACGCCGAAGAAATTTTCGGTTTTTCGGCGCGGGATATGATTTCAAAAAAACTGACTGATTTTCCTTTTTCATCAGCATACGAAAACCTGCTGCGTCAATTGAATGAAAACCCTTCCGACAATATTTTGGCAAGGCTCCAGTTTGAAAGTGGCCCTCACATAACAAAGCTGCATCGGAAAGGCGCTTTCGTCATTCTCGAAATCGAAAAACAAAAAAACGGCGTTCAGGAACCCTCTTCTATCAGCCCTTACGAACACGTGAAAACCTTTATGGCAGCCGTAGAAGCTGCGGCTACAACGGAGGAAACCTGTGCCCTTGCCGCCACTGAATTAAAGAAAGTTTCCGGCTTTGACAAAGTGATGATTTACCGCTTTGACGAAGCTTGGAACGGCGACGTTATTGCCGAAGCAAAAGAGCCGGGAATGGACAGCTATCTCGGTTTAAAGTTCCCGGCGTCCGATATTCCAAAGCAGGCAAGAGAGCTATACAAAAAAACTCCGTATCGCCTTATTCCGAACGTGGATTACGAGCCGGTGAAATTGTACCCGGTGCTGAATCCGCGTACCAATGCCTTTACCGACCTTTCGGACAGCAGCCTGCGGAGCGTGGCCGGCGTTCATCTTGAATACCTGCGGAACATGAACGTTGTTGCCTCCATGAGCACACGTATTTTGAAAGACGGTGAATTGTGGGGGCTCATTGCCTGTCATCACAGAACGCCAAATTATCTTTCGTATGAAATGCGTTCGGTCTTTGAATTGCTCTCGCTTGTTATCAGCACAAAAATTGGCGCGGTGCAAACAAAAGATTTGCTGGCCTATGAACTGTCGAGGCAAGAGCAACTGGTAAATCTTGTGCAAAAAACCTACCGGCAGGAGGATCCAAAGCAACTCTTGCAAACGCTGCTTGAAGCAGACGGAATTGCCGTTGTTGAGAACAACAAGATTGAAACAGGCGGGCTTACGCCTACCGCTAACGAGATTAACGATTTGGTGATTTGGTTGGGCTCGCCCGAAGAAAAAAAGCTGCTGCACCAATCCAATCTTTCTGCCGTGTATGAGCCTGCGGAAGCATACGCAGAAAAGGCAAGCGGTTTGCTTGCGCTTCCACTGGAAGGAGGCGAAGGCCGTTTTATCTTAGCGTTTCGCCGTGAAGCTGTTCGCAATGTTGATTGGGGCGGCAATCCTTCCGAGGCAGTTCAATTTGAAAGCGATAGAAAAAAATACCATCCGAGAGCCTCGTTCAAGCAATGGCAGCAGACCGTTCGGCACACGGCTTTTCCCTGGAGTAAAGAATTGTTGCGAACAGCGGAGGAAGTGCAAAATCTTTTTTCAACCTACCGGCAAAAAAGCGGTGTTTAA
- a CDS encoding biliverdin-producing heme oxygenase yields the protein MPLTLIQQPVAQVVKKETAVAHQETEDVLLPALQSIHSLHDYAKILKAFYGFFYPLEECIRKHVTGSLLADIDKRRNALLVRKDMAAVGFAGELPLCTSLPQIVNESQAFGALYVLEGSTLGGHMIAKMLLKNPRVEIPADGLNFFKGYKEETGKMWTIFLAELNKQQNTEAVVHTANETFYHLKKWMKEVLTYDATN from the coding sequence ATGCCCTTAACCCTGATACAGCAGCCTGTGGCGCAGGTTGTAAAAAAAGAAACAGCCGTCGCTCACCAGGAAACAGAAGATGTTTTGCTACCCGCACTTCAATCCATACATTCTTTGCACGATTATGCAAAAATTTTAAAAGCCTTTTACGGGTTCTTCTATCCATTGGAAGAATGCATTCGCAAACACGTCACCGGATCTTTGCTGGCTGATATTGACAAAAGGCGAAATGCGCTCCTGGTAAGAAAAGATATGGCGGCTGTAGGCTTTGCCGGTGAATTGCCTTTGTGCACGTCGTTGCCGCAAATTGTAAACGAATCACAAGCTTTCGGTGCGCTTTACGTATTAGAAGGTTCCACATTGGGCGGTCATATGATTGCCAAAATGCTTTTGAAGAATCCCCGTGTAGAAATCCCTGCTGACGGACTTAATTTTTTTAAGGGCTACAAAGAGGAAACGGGAAAAATGTGGACGATATTTTTAGCAGAATTAAACAAGCAGCAAAACACCGAAGCCGTTGTGCATACAGCCAACGAAACATTTTATCACCTGAAAAAATGGATGAAGGAAGTTCTGACCTATGACGCAACAAATTAA
- a CDS encoding YiiX/YebB-like N1pC/P60 family cysteine hydrolase — MPLVVSREMQVQKNLDSLKAVAATGDLVVRLGDDLLSYQIKFLNEADQSYSHAGLVIEKNGKKVIAHITPDEVDRDGIQYTPIDSFLNPGKNLSCALYRYNFTPSEKDSVLIEIEKYKAFHTHFDRVYNLASDAEMYCSEMISKAIRAATHQRIKFREVNVPPKMQPALYRYFKQTLSKQIIAERKIMTIDNLYRVPECKRLMQFTLKYLPGQ, encoded by the coding sequence GTGCCGCTTGTTGTTTCGCGTGAGATGCAAGTGCAGAAAAATCTTGACAGTTTAAAAGCCGTTGCTGCTACCGGCGACCTGGTTGTGCGTTTAGGCGATGACTTGTTAAGCTACCAAATAAAATTTCTCAATGAGGCAGACCAATCCTATTCTCATGCGGGCCTTGTGATAGAAAAAAATGGCAAAAAAGTAATCGCACACATTACACCAGATGAAGTTGATAGAGACGGCATTCAGTACACGCCGATAGATTCCTTCCTGAACCCAGGCAAGAATCTCTCCTGTGCGCTGTACCGCTATAATTTTACGCCTTCCGAAAAAGATTCGGTTCTTATTGAAATTGAAAAATACAAGGCTTTCCACACGCACTTCGATCGTGTGTATAATCTTGCATCGGATGCTGAAATGTATTGTTCGGAGATGATCAGCAAAGCCATTCGTGCGGCAACACATCAGCGCATAAAATTCAGGGAAGTGAACGTTCCCCCAAAAATGCAACCGGCACTATATCGTTATTTTAAGCAAACACTTTCCAAGCAAATCATTGCGGAGCGAAAGATTATGACCATTGACAATCTTTACCGTGTGCCCGAATGCAAACGACTCATGCAATTCACCTTGAAATATTTACCCGGACAATGA
- a CDS encoding acyl-CoA carboxylase subunit beta yields MIANEQMKPTGMDALVNERNKRLQKIFEGGGKKATAKQKEKGKLTARERIAYLIDQNSTFIEIGAFAGWEMYEEQGSCPAGGTVAGVGYVSGRQCVIVANDQTVKAGAWFPITGKKNLRLQEISMQNNLPVIYLVDSAGVFLPMQDEIFPDKEHFGRIFYNNAQMSAKGIVQIAAVMGACVAGGAYLPIMSDETLMVEAQGSIFLAGPYLVKAAIGEDVDTETLGGAVTHTEISGIADYKFKTEEDCLDQVKKIMDKLGKKSEAGFDRIESKEPLRKAKEIYDVFQAAKGYDVVDLIDCIVDEGSLDQYKEDYGKTIVCGYARIDGWAVGIVANQRKIVKSKKGEMQMGGVIYNDSADKAARFILNCNQKKIPLVFLQDVTGFMVGSRSEQAGIIKDGAKLVNAVANSVVPKITIIVGNSYGAGNYAMCGKAYDPRFIYAWPTAKIAVMGGEQAAKTLLQIQVAALKAKGQTITPEDESRLLNEIKSRYEKQTLPYYAAARLWVDDIIDPVDTRKVISEGLAAANHQPQMQEFKTGVFQV; encoded by the coding sequence ATGATTGCGAATGAACAAATGAAACCCACCGGCATGGATGCGCTGGTGAACGAACGAAACAAGCGATTGCAAAAAATCTTCGAAGGCGGCGGCAAAAAAGCAACTGCCAAACAAAAAGAAAAAGGAAAGCTCACGGCCCGCGAACGCATTGCTTATCTCATTGATCAAAATTCCACTTTCATTGAAATTGGCGCCTTTGCCGGTTGGGAAATGTACGAAGAGCAAGGGAGTTGTCCAGCGGGCGGAACGGTAGCCGGCGTGGGTTATGTCAGCGGCCGCCAGTGTGTGATTGTAGCCAACGATCAAACCGTAAAAGCGGGTGCCTGGTTTCCCATCACGGGCAAAAAGAATTTGCGCTTGCAAGAGATTTCAATGCAAAATAATTTGCCCGTTATTTATCTGGTTGATAGCGCCGGTGTGTTTCTGCCCATGCAGGATGAAATCTTTCCGGACAAAGAACATTTTGGCCGCATCTTTTACAACAACGCACAAATGAGCGCCAAAGGCATTGTACAAATTGCTGCCGTAATGGGTGCCTGCGTGGCCGGCGGCGCTTACTTGCCCATCATGAGCGACGAAACCCTGATGGTGGAAGCACAAGGCTCCATTTTTCTGGCCGGTCCTTATTTAGTTAAAGCTGCCATTGGCGAAGACGTGGACACCGAAACGCTCGGCGGCGCTGTAACGCATACCGAAATTTCCGGCATTGCCGATTACAAATTCAAAACCGAAGAAGATTGCCTTGACCAAGTAAAAAAGATTATGGATAAACTGGGCAAAAAGAGCGAAGCCGGTTTTGACCGAATCGAATCAAAAGAACCATTACGAAAAGCGAAAGAAATTTATGATGTTTTCCAGGCAGCAAAAGGCTATGACGTTGTTGACCTGATTGATTGCATCGTAGATGAAGGTTCTCTCGATCAATACAAAGAAGACTACGGCAAAACCATTGTGTGCGGCTATGCCCGCATTGACGGTTGGGCCGTAGGCATTGTTGCCAACCAACGAAAAATTGTGAAGAGTAAAAAAGGCGAAATGCAAATGGGCGGCGTGATTTACAACGACAGCGCCGACAAAGCAGCTCGCTTTATTTTAAACTGCAATCAAAAGAAAATTCCGTTGGTGTTTTTGCAGGACGTTACCGGCTTTATGGTGGGCAGCCGCAGCGAGCAAGCCGGCATTATTAAAGACGGTGCGAAGTTGGTAAATGCGGTAGCCAATTCGGTGGTGCCAAAGATTACAATTATTGTAGGCAACAGTTACGGCGCGGGCAATTACGCCATGTGTGGCAAGGCTTATGATCCGCGTTTTATTTATGCCTGGCCTACGGCAAAAATTGCCGTGATGGGCGGCGAACAAGCGGCCAAAACGTTGTTGCAAATTCAAGTGGCCGCATTGAAGGCAAAAGGCCAAACCATTACCCCCGAAGACGAATCGCGTTTGCTGAACGAGATCAAGAGCCGTTACGAAAAACAAACATTGCCGTATTATGCGGCCGCAAGGCTTTGGGTAGATGACATCATTGATCCCGTTGATACGCGAAAGGTTATTTCAGAAGGTTTAGCCGCAGCCAACCATCAGCCGCAGATGCAGGAATTTAAAACCGGCGTGTTTCAGGTTTAA
- a CDS encoding chemotaxis protein CheB, which yields MLTSSEKRHKTSPLIETDQYIVAIGASAGGLEAIQEFFDNMPSNGNLSFVIIQHLSADYKSLLVEIISKHTHMKVQEAAHNAPVEKSCVYVIPNAKLLTIRGGLLQLTEKKVEKAPNTAIDFFLKSLAEDQGAKAIAVVLSGTGSDGSKGIEMIQAAGGMVLVQDPITAKFDGMPNSAIASGYADYILAPELMPEEIFNYIKERPIRIAGDGKPDETYLPEILKFVEKSCQYDFANYKTPTILRRIGRRMTQMGYKKFSEYLNFLRSSSEECKLLGKEFLIGVTKFFRDKTAFDILRDEVLTEMIHAKADGEMLKIWVTACSTGEEAYSIAILADDLLQRMGRNLEVKIFATDIDLDAIEFASKGQYPASSIAEMESHLARRYFVQQDGQVVIHPQLRKQIVFARHNILKDPPFIKNDLITCRNMLIYMNSILQRRVFSTLQFSLNTGGHLFLGPSEIPASVRDGLQEINGKWKIYRKISADNRYNPERFPSTQAFKKGVETRHVPGRENPVAKELAEDFKKLLTEEYGFAAVYVDKNFDVKEAVGDFKKYLSLPEKGISLQLLKMVRPEISASLNAALRKVVKEGCKASVNNVRLRGSEDEKGVNIFIKPATKEGLFLVGFSEGFENLSRAASHLLPEHATESAAYVAELEDELKETRANLQMAIESLETANEELQSSNEELLSANEELQSSNEELQSLNEELHTLNTEHQLRIKELIELNDDLNNYFRSTEIAQVFVDANLRIRKFNPAAVQMINLIETDIGRPIEHISTNIKDDNLYKDILQVLKEEKVREKEVVLSDGRISLMRILPYLRQDKQVDGVVISFIDISDLKEMDNIIKAVFNASPNVIIALKVLKEDRKTTLQFLTGNKAADELTGKSLDEKRGYPVHDVFSDSLKGLPFAQLLDVVANDSTLQTEVFLDTNEGNQWFQLMASKMGKEGVVMTLTNVHEKKMAEDKFRRSYHELLKSKEAYRNLNVQLEEKVTERTFALSQSEERFRLIANATTDAVWDWDLVNNHIWWSESFYTRFGFKKEDTVNNSGFWLARLHPDDMERVNANLQEAINNGEKDWKERFRFQKADGSYATIQNRGAVLSDAQGMPYRMVGAMMDITESVKAALLLQEKNEALQSAMDEFKFVTDFMPQLVWATRPDGYHDFYNKGWYDYTGLSYEETKDKGWSLVLHPDDYVRTWAAWKESLQTGKPYQIEYRFRRYDGEYRWFLGRALPLRDENGKILKWFGTCTDIHDQKTAADVLEQKVQERTAELQKMNLELEASNAELLQFASVASHDLKEPLRKIHLFGNLIRERYLTDKDESAREYMNRIILSSARMTRLINDLLNFTRLSMNSETELTDLTVVVEEVLSDLEVVIEEKSAKVHFGQLPKIEAVPGQVRQVFQNLISNALKFSKPDVRPEINIRFDYVEECSLSAPVKPEGHFCRIEIADNGIGFDDLYVDKIFTIFQRLHPREKYEGTGIGLAITRKIVERYKGLVHAFSQEGEGSRFVIVLPLKQGEEN from the coding sequence GTGTTAACTTCATCTGAAAAGAGGCACAAAACATCGCCGCTTATTGAAACAGACCAATATATTGTTGCCATTGGTGCTTCAGCCGGTGGACTTGAGGCTATCCAAGAATTTTTCGATAACATGCCGTCTAACGGCAATCTTTCCTTCGTTATCATTCAACATCTTTCCGCTGATTATAAAAGCTTGCTGGTTGAAATTATTTCCAAGCATACACACATGAAGGTGCAGGAAGCGGCACACAACGCCCCGGTTGAAAAAAGTTGCGTGTACGTTATTCCTAACGCCAAGCTGCTCACCATTAGAGGTGGCTTGTTACAGCTTACGGAGAAGAAGGTAGAAAAAGCGCCCAACACAGCCATTGATTTTTTCCTGAAATCGCTTGCCGAAGACCAGGGCGCAAAGGCCATTGCCGTTGTTTTGTCGGGCACGGGCAGCGATGGCTCGAAAGGAATTGAAATGATTCAGGCTGCGGGTGGCATGGTGCTGGTGCAGGACCCTATTACCGCCAAGTTCGACGGCATGCCCAACAGCGCCATTGCATCGGGCTATGCTGATTACATTCTGGCTCCCGAGCTGATGCCCGAAGAAATTTTCAACTACATTAAAGAACGCCCCATCCGCATTGCCGGCGATGGCAAGCCCGATGAAACCTATCTGCCCGAAATTTTAAAGTTTGTAGAAAAAAGTTGCCAATACGATTTTGCCAACTACAAAACGCCCACGATTCTTCGCCGGATTGGCCGGCGCATGACGCAAATGGGATACAAAAAGTTCAGCGAGTACCTGAACTTTTTGCGTTCCTCATCAGAGGAGTGCAAACTGTTGGGAAAAGAATTTTTGATTGGCGTAACCAAATTTTTTCGCGACAAAACAGCCTTTGATATTTTGCGCGACGAGGTGTTGACCGAAATGATTCATGCAAAGGCCGACGGAGAAATGCTGAAGATTTGGGTAACGGCTTGCAGCACCGGTGAAGAAGCCTACAGCATCGCTATCCTTGCTGATGATCTTTTGCAACGCATGGGGCGAAACCTCGAAGTAAAAATCTTTGCGACCGATATTGACCTGGATGCAATTGAATTCGCGTCAAAAGGACAATACCCGGCTTCGTCCATTGCAGAAATGGAAAGCCACCTGGCGCGGCGTTACTTTGTTCAGCAGGACGGGCAGGTTGTCATTCATCCGCAATTGCGCAAGCAAATCGTGTTTGCCCGCCACAACATTTTAAAAGACCCGCCCTTCATAAAAAATGATTTGATCACCTGCCGCAACATGCTGATTTACATGAACAGCATTTTGCAGCGGCGTGTTTTTTCCACTCTGCAATTTTCGCTGAACACCGGGGGCCACCTGTTTTTAGGGCCAAGCGAAATTCCGGCTTCCGTTCGCGACGGCTTGCAGGAAATAAACGGAAAGTGGAAAATTTACCGGAAAATTTCGGCCGATAACCGGTACAATCCCGAACGGTTTCCCTCAACGCAAGCTTTTAAAAAAGGTGTGGAAACAAGGCATGTGCCGGGCCGCGAAAACCCGGTAGCCAAGGAGTTGGCCGAGGATTTTAAAAAATTGCTGACCGAAGAATACGGCTTTGCCGCGGTTTACGTGGACAAAAACTTTGACGTAAAAGAAGCTGTTGGTGATTTTAAAAAATATCTTTCGCTGCCCGAAAAAGGCATCAGCCTGCAACTGCTGAAAATGGTGCGGCCCGAAATTTCCGCTTCGCTAAACGCAGCACTGCGGAAAGTAGTAAAGGAAGGTTGCAAGGCAAGCGTCAACAACGTTCGCCTGCGCGGCAGCGAAGACGAAAAAGGCGTAAACATTTTTATAAAGCCTGCAACAAAAGAAGGGTTGTTTCTCGTCGGTTTTTCGGAAGGATTCGAAAACCTTTCGCGGGCCGCCAGCCATCTTTTGCCGGAACACGCAACCGAATCGGCTGCCTATGTAGCCGAACTGGAAGACGAGTTAAAAGAAACAAGGGCCAATTTGCAAATGGCCATTGAAAGCCTCGAAACCGCCAACGAAGAACTGCAAAGTAGCAACGAAGAGTTGCTTTCGGCCAACGAAGAATTGCAAAGCTCAAACGAAGAACTGCAATCCCTGAATGAGGAATTGCATACGCTCAACACAGAGCACCAGTTGCGCATCAAAGAACTCATTGAGCTGAACGACGACCTGAATAATTATTTCCGCAGCACGGAGATAGCGCAGGTTTTTGTGGACGCTAACCTTCGCATCCGCAAATTCAACCCAGCTGCCGTACAGATGATCAACCTGATAGAAACGGATATTGGACGGCCCATCGAGCACATTTCCACAAACATTAAAGATGACAATCTTTACAAAGACATATTGCAGGTATTGAAGGAAGAAAAAGTGCGGGAAAAAGAAGTAGTGCTTTCCGACGGCCGCATTAGCCTCATGCGTATTTTGCCTTACCTGCGCCAAGACAAGCAAGTGGACGGCGTGGTGATTTCTTTTATTGACATCTCGGACCTCAAGGAGATGGACAACATCATCAAAGCTGTATTTAACGCATCGCCAAACGTCATCATTGCCTTGAAGGTTTTGAAAGAAGACAGGAAAACAACCTTGCAATTTCTTACTGGCAATAAGGCCGCGGATGAATTGACCGGCAAGTCTTTGGATGAAAAGCGCGGCTACCCGGTTCACGATGTTTTTTCCGATTCGTTGAAAGGCTTGCCGTTTGCGCAACTTCTCGACGTTGTCGCTAACGACAGCACCTTGCAAACCGAAGTTTTTTTAGACACAAACGAGGGGAACCAATGGTTTCAGTTGATGGCGTCCAAAATGGGCAAAGAGGGTGTGGTAATGACGCTAACCAACGTGCACGAAAAGAAAATGGCCGAAGACAAGTTCCGGAGAAGCTATCACGAATTGCTCAAATCAAAAGAAGCTTACCGCAATCTTAACGTTCAGCTTGAAGAAAAAGTAACCGAACGAACCTTTGCGTTGTCGCAAAGCGAAGAGCGGTTCCGGCTTATTGCCAATGCTACTACCGATGCGGTTTGGGATTGGGACTTGGTGAATAACCACATCTGGTGGAGTGAATCGTTTTATACCCGTTTTGGCTTTAAAAAAGAAGATACGGTTAACAACAGCGGATTTTGGCTGGCGCGACTTCATCCTGATGACATGGAAAGAGTAAACGCCAATCTGCAGGAAGCCATCAACAACGGCGAGAAGGATTGGAAAGAACGTTTTCGTTTTCAGAAAGCCGACGGCAGCTATGCCACCATTCAAAACCGCGGCGCTGTGTTGTCGGATGCACAGGGCATGCCTTACCGCATGGTGGGCGCCATGATGGACATAACCGAATCGGTTAAAGCTGCGCTGCTGCTTCAGGAAAAAAACGAGGCCTTGCAAAGCGCAATGGACGAATTCAAATTCGTAACCGACTTTATGCCCCAACTTGTATGGGCAACAAGGCCTGACGGCTATCATGATTTTTACAACAAAGGCTGGTACGATTATACCGGCTTGTCGTACGAAGAAACAAAGGACAAAGGCTGGTCGTTGGTTTTACACCCCGACGATTATGTACGCACCTGGGCTGCCTGGAAGGAATCTCTGCAAACCGGCAAGCCTTACCAGATTGAATACCGCTTCCGCCGTTATGACGGCGAGTACCGCTGGTTTCTTGGCCGGGCCTTGCCGCTGCGTGACGAGAACGGAAAGATTTTAAAGTGGTTTGGTACCTGTACTGATATCCACGATCAAAAAACCGCCGCCGATGTGCTGGAGCAAAAAGTGCAGGAGCGCACCGCCGAATTGCAAAAGATGAACCTGGAACTGGAAGCAAGCAATGCCGAATTGCTGCAGTTTGCGTCGGTAGCCAGCCATGATTTAAAAGAACCGCTGCGCAAAATTCACCTGTTCGGCAATTTGATTCGGGAACGCTACCTGACAGACAAAGACGAATCGGCGCGGGAATACATGAATCGCATCATTCTTTCCTCGGCCCGCATGACGAGATTGATTAACGACCTGCTCAACTTCACCCGTCTTTCCATGAACAGCGAGACCGAGCTTACGGACTTAACGGTTGTTGTAGAAGAAGTACTCAGCGATCTGGAAGTGGTGATTGAGGAAAAAAGCGCCAAGGTTCACTTTGGCCAATTGCCAAAAATAGAAGCGGTGCCGGGACAAGTACGGCAAGTTTTTCAAAACCTTATCAGCAACGCTCTGAAGTTTAGCAAGCCCGACGTTCGGCCCGAGATAAACATTCGCTTTGATTACGTTGAGGAATGCAGTTTATCAGCGCCTGTCAAACCCGAGGGGCATTTTTGCCGCATCGAAATTGCAGACAACGGCATCGGGTTCGACGACCTGTACGTTGATAAAATTTTCACCATTTTCCAGCGCCTTCATCCCCGCGAAAAATACGAAGGCACAGGGATCGGCTTGGCCATTACACGAAAAATTGTTGAACGGTACAAGGGGCTTGTTCATGCCTTTAGCCAGGAAGGAGAAGGCAGCCGGTTCGTAATTGTTCTGCCGTTAAAGCAGGGCGAAGAGAACTAA